From the genome of Opitutales bacterium:
AGACACGATCAACCGCTACAGCCCATCAATACTCAGGTTTGATCTCCGCCATCAGGTCTTATGGGATGGCTGTGAAAGAAATCGATAATAACATCTCAGTTGCTATTAACGAAACTGTTAGCAGCGTAAGGTCTCTACGAATTTTACGAATACCCCAATCAATATAACCTATAAGCTCGACATTTAATAAAGCCACGTTCAAAGCGCTTTCATGTAGTGAATGTAAGGCTTTTCAGCCAAGCATCAACGCATGTTTTCGCTGTCTACTGGTGGGCGCTGGGCCAGTAGATTTTTTTACCAGCGTTTTTTATCACACAGACTAAATGAATATATATATAGGGAATCTGTCGTATGCCGCGACAGATCAAGACCTCGAAGAACTATTCTCACCCTACGGCGAGGTCTCCAAAACGACGATCATCATGGACCGGGAAACCGGTCGATCAAAGGGATTCGGCTTCGCTGAGATGCCGGACGACGATGCCGCAAAGACTGCGATCGATGCTCTGAACGGATCTACGTTCCTCAATCGAAACATTACTGTAAACGAAGCGCGTCCACGCGAAGAGCGGCCTCGCGGAGGCGGCGGTTATCGCGGTGGCGGCTATCGCGGTGGCGATCGACGTGGCGGAGGAGGCTTCCGCGGCGGGGATCGACGTGGCGGCCCAAGCGGCGGCGGCGGCGGTGGACGCAAGGATCGTCGCTTTGATCGCGGTGGTGATAGCTGGGATTAATCTCAGACTTCGTTTACCTCAATTTTCAGGTCACATTGCAGAGCGATGTGACCTTTTTCATCCCCTACTTCGCCAATCCCCAATGGCCGGTCGTGAATGGATAATAAATAAAGATGGCGCGCCCAATAACGCTCTCTTTGTCCACGCGCCCCCAGTAACGAGAGTCCTGGGAGTTATCCGAATTATCTCCCATAGCAAAAAACGAGTCCTCGGGAACCGTATAAGAGTTCCCGCTGGATAAGGGCATAGGATAACGGAAATCAAAAGCCGGATTTACATAACCATCGTATTCATCCATCTGTTCGTGGTTATTTACAAATGCTTCTGCCCCCTCAACCGGTTCGCCATTATTAAACAAAATCGGCTCACGGATCTCCAGCTCGTCACCGGGGCCACCCACCAATCGTTTGATGTAGTATTTTCCACGCACATCAGCGGCAACTGCCTGAGGCACGTCAGGAAGGTCATCCGTTCGAAATACAAAGGGATCTCCGATATCTGGCTGAATGAAATGGTATGAGAAGCGATCTACAAAAAGGGCATCGCCCAGCTTTATATCGAAGCTCAATATTGGCTCTCCGGCTGCCACGTCTATCCCCAGATCGAAGTAAATCAATCCGTCAGGTCCGGAAACGCGCCTCATAGAGGTCCAATCAACATCCATCATCTCAAGAATATCCCGCGGTCGAAATTCTCCCGGAACCTCTAGATAGACCTTCTGGTCGTCCACCAAGAAATAAAACGCTCTCTTTGTGGTTGGCAAAACAAACCACTTTCTACCCGGCACTTCTTTGACCGGGAGACTGGGCACCCCAAGGTAGCGCCGAGAAGACGGGATATAAACACGTCCCGAAACCGGCGCTGTCATCTCATAGTTACGAGCGCCACGTGTAACGAATCTAAAGGCTTTTTCAGCAATATTGGGTTCTTCCCCGAGCTGATGCACCTCTGCAAGCATCCCGTTGTAAGTCGGATACATCGAGTTCGTTGGAATAATAAAGGGTTGCAGAAAGAACGTCCGGATTCCGATCACGACGACTGCCGCAACCACGATCAGCTCTACAACCTCGTTTCCAATTCCCCTGGGATAGATTTTTCCACCATGCTTGAGGAGAAAGCCGTGAATCTGTTCCACACGCTCATTCGTCTCTTTGACATCTAAATTTTTCGAACCCTCGCGAATCCGTTTATCCAGCTCGGTCAAGTAATCTTCAAGTTCCTCGAGGATTCCTGCGTCCAAAACATCACAGCGATAATTATATACCTTCCGTGCATGGGAACGTAAGTCTTTGAGCTGACCAATCAGCTTGCGCGCACTCGGGAATTTTTTACTCACTAATCTGTTAATTCGAGCTTTTAAGAACCTGGATGAAAGCGTCTTGAGGGATGGAAACCTTACCGACCTGCTTCATTCGTTTCTTACCCTCTTTTTGCTTTTCAAGCAGTTTGCGCTTCCGAGAAATATCACCCCCATAACACTTGGCAGTCACATCTTTACGCAGCGCAGAAATAGTCTCCCTAGCAACCACGCGACCGCCTACTGCTGCTTGGAGCGCAATTTTGAAAAGCTGTCTTGGCAAAATCTCTTTGAGTTTACTGCACAGCTGGCGCCCCCTGAATTCGGCCTTGCTTGTGTGGACGATTGAGGAAAATGCGTCCACTGGTTCCCCATTCACCAATATTTCGAGACGAACGAGTTTAGACGGTTCATACTCGGTGATCGCATAGTCCATGGAACCATAACCATGAGTGATGCTTTTTAGTCGGTCATTAAAATCCACCAGGATTTCATTCAGCGGCAACGTAGCCGTCAAAATCATCCGCTGATCGTCGATGGTCTCAGTGTGGGTGCAGACACCGCGCTTATCTTGAATGAGCGCCAGCATGTCGCCAATCGAATCTGTCGGCGTGTGTATCGTCGCTTCAATCATCGGCTCACGGATTTCTGCAATTTCCTCCACTGGAGGCAGTGCGACCGGGTTATCTACCTTCAGTTCCTTATTGTCGGTAGTAGTCACTTCATAAACTACCGATGGATAGGTAGAAATGATATCGAGGCCATATTCACGCCTAAGCCGCTCTTGAACGATCTCCATGTGAAGCAAACCCAAGAATCCACAGCGAAATCCAAAACCAAGGGCCACCGAATTTTCCGACTGAAACGTGAGGGCCGCATCGTTCAAACTCAGGCGCCCCATACTCGCCTTCAGTTTTTCATAATCCGAAGTATCAA
Proteins encoded in this window:
- a CDS encoding RNA-binding protein; translation: MNIYIGNLSYAATDQDLEELFSPYGEVSKTTIIMDRETGRSKGFGFAEMPDDDAAKTAIDALNGSTFLNRNITVNEARPREERPRGGGGYRGGGYRGGDRRGGGGFRGGDRRGGPSGGGGGGRKDRRFDRGGDSWD
- the lepB gene encoding signal peptidase I, which produces MSKKFPSARKLIGQLKDLRSHARKVYNYRCDVLDAGILEELEDYLTELDKRIREGSKNLDVKETNERVEQIHGFLLKHGGKIYPRGIGNEVVELIVVAAVVVIGIRTFFLQPFIIPTNSMYPTYNGMLAEVHQLGEEPNIAEKAFRFVTRGARNYEMTAPVSGRVYIPSSRRYLGVPSLPVKEVPGRKWFVLPTTKRAFYFLVDDQKVYLEVPGEFRPRDILEMMDVDWTSMRRVSGPDGLIYFDLGIDVAAGEPILSFDIKLGDALFVDRFSYHFIQPDIGDPFVFRTDDLPDVPQAVAADVRGKYYIKRLVGGPGDELEIREPILFNNGEPVEGAEAFVNNHEQMDEYDGYVNPAFDFRYPMPLSSGNSYTVPEDSFFAMGDNSDNSQDSRYWGRVDKESVIGRAIFIYYPFTTGHWGLAK